The following coding sequences lie in one Thermodesulfobacteriota bacterium genomic window:
- a CDS encoding cytochrome ubiquinol oxidase subunit I, whose amino-acid sequence MYPIWEVPGWTSGMILAFMATFHVLPSHLLIGAMWFNVFVETKAYREKREDLLEFLKKYTLLLLVFSYVLGSLSGIGIWFAATVGSPRSISALIHTYVWGWATEWVFFIIEVVGIFVYYYTFGKVDRRTHLTIGWIFAIGSWITMVIIVGILAFMVSPGKLMETGNFFDGFFNQTYWPQLLMRTALMFSVSAVYAIAVATRVKNAEVRGWVTKTAAKWGLAGLILGAFLSLWYLKTLPEEARGLLSTAVSRGLKTGIAVPLGLLILYFIFVKIKPLTIRLIPALAMIAVMFGGIWSAERIREIVRKPYLIPQYMYSNQIIGHDIPAKGVKAETGRMDETGLLKISPFVPEDLREVKEENLLEAGRLIAMIQCTACHTLDEKGLRPMPQRIKNLGLDKEALGEFLEGLKQSPYMPPFFGTEREKQALAAYLASFIKE is encoded by the coding sequence ATGTATCCGATCTGGGAAGTGCCTGGATGGACCTCGGGCATGATTCTCGCCTTCATGGCCACCTTCCACGTCCTGCCGTCCCATCTCCTGATCGGCGCCATGTGGTTCAACGTCTTCGTGGAGACGAAAGCCTATCGGGAGAAGAGGGAGGATCTTCTGGAATTCCTAAAAAAATATACTTTGCTCCTCCTCGTCTTCTCCTATGTCCTCGGCTCCCTGAGCGGCATCGGCATCTGGTTCGCCGCAACCGTGGGCAGCCCCCGAAGCATCTCCGCCCTGATCCACACCTATGTCTGGGGATGGGCGACGGAATGGGTCTTCTTCATCATCGAGGTGGTCGGAATCTTCGTCTATTACTACACCTTCGGCAAGGTGGATCGGAGGACCCATCTGACGATCGGCTGGATCTTCGCCATAGGCTCATGGATCACGATGGTCATCATCGTGGGAATCCTGGCCTTCATGGTCTCTCCTGGCAAGTTGATGGAGACCGGGAACTTCTTCGATGGGTTCTTCAATCAGACCTATTGGCCCCAGCTTTTGATGAGGACAGCGTTGATGTTTTCCGTTTCGGCGGTCTATGCCATCGCCGTGGCCACACGGGTGAAGAACGCCGAGGTGAGGGGATGGGTCACGAAGACCGCGGCCAAATGGGGGCTTGCCGGCCTGATCCTCGGGGCCTTCCTGTCTCTATGGTATTTAAAGACCCTTCCGGAGGAGGCCCGCGGCCTGCTCTCCACAGCCGTCTCCCGGGGGCTGAAAACCGGGATCGCCGTTCCCCTCGGGCTCCTCATCCTTTACTTCATCTTCGTCAAAATCAAACCCCTCACGATCAGGCTCATCCCGGCCCTGGCGATGATCGCGGTCATGTTTGGAGGCATCTGGTCGGCCGAGAGGATAAGGGAGATCGTGAGAAAACCTTACCTCATCCCCCAGTACATGTACTCCAACCAGATCATCGGCCATGATATCCCTGCCAAAGGGGTTAAGGCGGAGACGGGAAGGATGGACGAGACGGGACTCCTTAAGATCTCTCCCTTCGTCCCCGAAGATTTGAGAGAGGTCAAAGAGGAAAACTTGCTCGAAGCCGGCCGGCTGATCGCGATGATCCAATGCACTGCCTGTCACACCCTCGACGAAAAAGGTCTGAGGCCGATGCCCCAGAGGATCAAGAACCTTGGACTGGACAAGGAGGCCCTGGGAGAGTTTCTGGAGGGACTCAAACAATCGCCTTATATGCCGCCCTTCTTCGGAACGGAGAGGGAGAAGCAGGCCCTCGCCGCCTATCTCGCTTCTTTCATTAAAGAATGA
- a CDS encoding Rrf2 family transcriptional regulator gives MYVTREADYAVRCVLYLAQNPDKTASAKAISESMEIPRTFLAKILQRLAAKGIVSSVRGVAGGFQLAKKPREISLLDVIEAIQGPSAMNVCAIDRRRCSRSSTCTVHPIWTEIRTHVEKRLRRENFATLAKKG, from the coding sequence ATGTATGTCACGAGAGAGGCCGATTACGCGGTCCGTTGCGTCCTCTACCTTGCCCAGAACCCAGACAAGACCGCCAGCGCCAAGGCAATTTCGGAGTCCATGGAGATCCCGCGGACCTTTCTTGCCAAGATCCTCCAACGCCTCGCGGCCAAGGGGATCGTCTCTTCCGTCCGCGGGGTGGCCGGAGGATTTCAACTGGCCAAAAAGCCGAGGGAGATCTCCTTGCTCGACGTGATCGAGGCGATCCAGGGCCCTTCGGCCATGAACGTATGCGCCATCGATCGGAGGCGATGCAGCCGAAGCTCCACCTGCACGGTCCATCCGATCTGGACCGAGATCCGGACCCATGTGGAAAAGAGACTGAGGAGGGAAAATTTCGCGACCCTCGCCAAAAAGGGATGA